One window of the Zea mays cultivar B73 chromosome 3, Zm-B73-REFERENCE-NAM-5.0, whole genome shotgun sequence genome contains the following:
- the LOC103651244 gene encoding subtilisin-like protease SBT5.6 isoform X1, with protein sequence MTRRIQREKMRATWALPSLLLFLAFSSSFCKASASASTKQDKVGHLHSVYIVYLGKHGGAKAEEAVLEDHRTLLLSVKGSEEEARASLLYSYKHTLNGFAAILSQEEATKLSERSEVVSAFQSEGRWAPHTTRSWRFLGFEEGLDRRPPDDGGDQWLLPSSLDKASEDIIVGILDSGIWPESRSFSDQGLGPVPARWKGTCQGGDSFPSSSCNRKIIGARYYLKAYEAHYNGGLNATYAYRSPRDHDGHGTHTASTAAGRAVAGASALGGFARGSASGGAPLARLAVYKACWPIPGPDPNVENTCFEADMLAAMDDAVGDGVDVLSVSIGSSGAPPRFADDGIALGALHAAARGVVVSCSGGNSGPRPATVSNLAPWMLTVAASSIDRAFHAPVRLGNGVTVMGQTVTPYQLPGDKPYPLVYAADAVVPGTPANVSNPGSTVHDRRSQCLPNSLASDKVRGKIVVCLRGAGLRVGKGLEVKRAGGAAILLGNPAASGSEVPVDAHVLPGTAVAAADADTILRYINSSSSPTAVLDPSRTVVDVRPSPVMAQFSSRGPNVLEPSILKYALFFFFCRLPSMQPDITAPGLNILAAWSGASSPTKLDGDHRVVQYNIMSGTSMSCPHASAAAALVKAAHPDWSSAAIRSAIMTTATTSDAEGGPLMNGDGSVAGPMDYGSGHIRPRHALDPGLVYDTSYHDYLLFACAASSAGSGSQLDRSVPCPPRPPPPHQLNHPSVAVRGLNGSVTVRRTVTNVGPGAARYAVAVVEPAGVSVTVSPRRLRFARAGEKRAFRIKLEAASRGRSGARVARGQVVAGSYAWSDGGAHVVRSPIVVIFD encoded by the exons ATGACGCGGCGTATTCAGAGGGAGAAGATGAGAGCAACGTGGGCTTTGCCGAGCCTCCTCCTCTTCCTCGCCTTCTCTTCTTCCTTTTGCAAAGcctcagcctccgcctccacaaaGCAAGACAAGGTCGGCCATCTTCACTCG gtctacatagtgtacctGGGCAAGCACGGCGGCGCGAAGGCGGAGGAAGCGGTCCTTGAGGACCATCGCACGCTGCTGCTCTCCGTCAAGGGCAG TGAGGAAGAGGCACGGGCGTCGCTGCTGTACAGCTACAAGCACACCCTCAACGGCTTCGCGGCCATCCTCTCCCAGGAAGAGGCCACGAAACTGTCAG AGAGGAGCGAGGTGGTGTCCGCGTTCCAgagcgaggggaggtgggcgCCGCACACCACGAGGTCTTGGCGGTTTCTGGGCTTCGAGGAGGGGCTCGACCGTCGCCCCCCCGACGACGGTGGGGATCAGTGGCTGCTGCCGTCGTCCCTCGACAAGGCCAGCGAGGACATCATCGTCGGCATCCTCGACTCCG GGATTTGGCCGGAGTCGAGGAGCTTCAGCGACCAAGGGCTCGGCCCGGTGCCGGCGCGCTGGAAAGGGACGTGCCAAGGCGGGGATTCCTTCCCCTCCTCGTCCTGCAACAG GAAGATCATAGGCGCGCGATACTACCTCAAGGCCTACGAGGCGCACTACAACGGCGGCCTCAACGCGACGTACGCCTACCGCTCGCCGCGGGACCACGACGGGCACGGCACGCACACGGCGTCCACGGCCGCGGGCCGCGCCGTGGCCGGCGCGTCCGCGCTGGGCGGGTTCGCGCGCGGGTCGGCCTCGGGCGGGGCGCCCCTGGCCCGCCTGGCCGTCTACAAGGCGTGCTGGCCCATCCCGGGCCCCGACCCCAACGTCGAGAACACGTGCTTCGAGGCCGACATGCTGGCCGCCATGGACGACGCGGTCGGCGACGGCGTCGACGTCCTCAGCGTCTCCATCGGCTCCTCGGGCGCCCCGCCGCGGTTCGCGGACGACGGCATCGCGCTGGGGGCGCTGCACGCCGCCGCGCGCGGCGTGGTCGTCTCGTGCAGCGGCGGCAACTCCGGGCCCAGGCCCGCCACCGTGTCCAACCTCGCGCCCTGGATGCTCACGGTTGCCGCCAGCAGCATCGACCGCGCCTTCCACGCGCCGGTCAGGCTGGGCAACGGTGTGACGGTCATG GGTCAAACCGTGACACCGTACCAGCTCCCCGGCGACAAGCCCTATCCTTTGGTTTATGCGGCAGACGCAGTTGTTCCTGGGACTCCCGCTAATGTTTCCAA CCCTGGTTCCACCGTCCACGATCGACGCAGCCAATGCCTGCCCAACTCCCTGGCCAGCGACAAGGTGCGAGGCAAGATCGTCGTGTGCTTGCGGGGCGCTGGGCTGCGGGTGGGGAAGGGCCTGGAGGTGAAGCGCGCGGGCGGCGCGGCCATTCTGCTCGGCAACCCAGCGGCCTCCGGCTCCGAAGTCCCCGTCGACGCGCACGTCCTCCCGGGCACCGCGGTCGCCGCAGCCGACGCCGACACCATCCTCCGCTACATCAACTCCAGCTCCAGCCCGACCGCCGTGCTGGACCCCTCCAGGACCGTGGTGGACGTCCGGCCGTCGCCGGTGATGGCGCAGTTCTCGTCGCGTGGCCCCAACGTCCTGGAGCCCAGCATTCTCAAG TACGcgctgtttttttttttttgccgtTTGCCCTCGATGCAGCCGGACATCACGGCGCCGGGGCTGAACATCCTGGCGGCGTGGAGCGGGGCGTCGTCGCCGACGAAACTCGACGGCGACCACCGCGTGGTGCAGTACAACATCATGTCGGGGACGTCCATGTCGTGCCCGcacgcctccgccgccgccgcgctcgtCAAGGCCGCGCACCCCGACTGGAGCTCCGCCGCGATCCGATCGGCCATCATGACCACGG CCACGACCAGCGACGCGGAAGGCGGCCCACTGATGAACGGGGACGGGTCGGTCGCGGGGCCCATGGACTACGGCTCGGGCCACATCCGGCCCAGGCACGCGCTTGACCCTGGCCTCGTGTACGACACGTCGTACCATGACTACCTGCTCTTCGCGTGCGCCGCCAGCAGCGCCGGGTCCGGGTCCCAGCTGGACCGCTCGGTGCCGTGCCcgccgcgcccgccgccgccgcaccAGCTGAACCACCCGTCGGTGGCCGTGCGCGGGCTCAACGGCTCGGTGACCGTGCGCCGGACCGTCACCAACGTCGGCCCGGGCGCGGCGCGGTATGCCGTCGCCGTCGTCGAGCCCGCGGGCGTGTCCGTGACGGTCTCGCCGAGACGGCTCCGCTTCGCGCGGGCCGGCGAGAAGAGGGCGTTCAGGATAAAGTTGGAGGCGGCCAGCAGGGGGAGGAGCGGCGCACGCGTGGCGAGAGGGCAGGTCGTGGCCGGCTCGTACGCGTGGAGCGACGGCGGCGCCCATGTCGTTAGGAGCCCCATTGTTGTTATCTTCGACTGA
- the LOC103651244 gene encoding subtilisin-like protease SBT5.6 isoform X4 — protein sequence MTRRIQREKMRATWALPSLLLFLAFSSSFCKASASASTKQDKVGHLHSVYIVYLGKHGGAKAEEAVLEDHRTLLLSVKGSEEEARASLLYSYKHTLNGFAAILSQEEATKLSERSEVVSAFQSEGRWAPHTTRSWRFLGFEEGLDRRPPDDGGDQWLLPSSLDKASEDIIVGILDSGIWPESRSFSDQGLGPVPARWKGTCQGGDSFPSSSCNRKIIGARYYLKAYEAHYNGGLNATYAYRSPRDHDGHGTHTASTAAGRAVAGASALGGFARGSASGGAPLARLAVYKACWPIPGPDPNVENTCFEADMLAAMDDAVGDGVDVLSVSIGSSGAPPRFADDGIALGALHAAARGVVVSCSGGNSGPRPATVSNLAPWMLTVAASSIDRAFHAPVRLGNGVTVMGQTVTPYQLPGDKPYPLVYAADAVVPGTPANVSNPGSTVHDRRSQCLPNSLASDKVRGKIVVCLRGAGLRVGKGLEVKRAGGAAILLGNPAASGSEVPVDAHVLPGTAVAAADADTILRYINSSSSPTAVLDPSRTVVDVRPSPVMAQFSSRGPNVLEPSILKPDITAPGLNILAAWSGASSPTKLDGDHRVVQYNIMSGTSMSCPHASAAAALVKAAHPDWSSAAIRSAIMTTATTSDAEGGPLMNGDGSVAGPMDYGSGHIRPRHALDPGLVYDTSYHDYLLFACAASSAGSGSQLDRSVPCPPRPPPPHQLNHPSVAVRGLNGSVTVRRTVTNVGPGAARYAVAVVEPAGVSVTVSPRRLRFARAGEKRAFRIKLEAASRGRSGARVARGQVVAGSYAWSDGGAHVVRSPIVVIFD from the exons ATGACGCGGCGTATTCAGAGGGAGAAGATGAGAGCAACGTGGGCTTTGCCGAGCCTCCTCCTCTTCCTCGCCTTCTCTTCTTCCTTTTGCAAAGcctcagcctccgcctccacaaaGCAAGACAAGGTCGGCCATCTTCACTCG gtctacatagtgtacctGGGCAAGCACGGCGGCGCGAAGGCGGAGGAAGCGGTCCTTGAGGACCATCGCACGCTGCTGCTCTCCGTCAAGGGCAG TGAGGAAGAGGCACGGGCGTCGCTGCTGTACAGCTACAAGCACACCCTCAACGGCTTCGCGGCCATCCTCTCCCAGGAAGAGGCCACGAAACTGTCAG AGAGGAGCGAGGTGGTGTCCGCGTTCCAgagcgaggggaggtgggcgCCGCACACCACGAGGTCTTGGCGGTTTCTGGGCTTCGAGGAGGGGCTCGACCGTCGCCCCCCCGACGACGGTGGGGATCAGTGGCTGCTGCCGTCGTCCCTCGACAAGGCCAGCGAGGACATCATCGTCGGCATCCTCGACTCCG GGATTTGGCCGGAGTCGAGGAGCTTCAGCGACCAAGGGCTCGGCCCGGTGCCGGCGCGCTGGAAAGGGACGTGCCAAGGCGGGGATTCCTTCCCCTCCTCGTCCTGCAACAG GAAGATCATAGGCGCGCGATACTACCTCAAGGCCTACGAGGCGCACTACAACGGCGGCCTCAACGCGACGTACGCCTACCGCTCGCCGCGGGACCACGACGGGCACGGCACGCACACGGCGTCCACGGCCGCGGGCCGCGCCGTGGCCGGCGCGTCCGCGCTGGGCGGGTTCGCGCGCGGGTCGGCCTCGGGCGGGGCGCCCCTGGCCCGCCTGGCCGTCTACAAGGCGTGCTGGCCCATCCCGGGCCCCGACCCCAACGTCGAGAACACGTGCTTCGAGGCCGACATGCTGGCCGCCATGGACGACGCGGTCGGCGACGGCGTCGACGTCCTCAGCGTCTCCATCGGCTCCTCGGGCGCCCCGCCGCGGTTCGCGGACGACGGCATCGCGCTGGGGGCGCTGCACGCCGCCGCGCGCGGCGTGGTCGTCTCGTGCAGCGGCGGCAACTCCGGGCCCAGGCCCGCCACCGTGTCCAACCTCGCGCCCTGGATGCTCACGGTTGCCGCCAGCAGCATCGACCGCGCCTTCCACGCGCCGGTCAGGCTGGGCAACGGTGTGACGGTCATG GGTCAAACCGTGACACCGTACCAGCTCCCCGGCGACAAGCCCTATCCTTTGGTTTATGCGGCAGACGCAGTTGTTCCTGGGACTCCCGCTAATGTTTCCAA CCCTGGTTCCACCGTCCACGATCGACGCAGCCAATGCCTGCCCAACTCCCTGGCCAGCGACAAGGTGCGAGGCAAGATCGTCGTGTGCTTGCGGGGCGCTGGGCTGCGGGTGGGGAAGGGCCTGGAGGTGAAGCGCGCGGGCGGCGCGGCCATTCTGCTCGGCAACCCAGCGGCCTCCGGCTCCGAAGTCCCCGTCGACGCGCACGTCCTCCCGGGCACCGCGGTCGCCGCAGCCGACGCCGACACCATCCTCCGCTACATCAACTCCAGCTCCAGCCCGACCGCCGTGCTGGACCCCTCCAGGACCGTGGTGGACGTCCGGCCGTCGCCGGTGATGGCGCAGTTCTCGTCGCGTGGCCCCAACGTCCTGGAGCCCAGCATTCTCAAG CCGGACATCACGGCGCCGGGGCTGAACATCCTGGCGGCGTGGAGCGGGGCGTCGTCGCCGACGAAACTCGACGGCGACCACCGCGTGGTGCAGTACAACATCATGTCGGGGACGTCCATGTCGTGCCCGcacgcctccgccgccgccgcgctcgtCAAGGCCGCGCACCCCGACTGGAGCTCCGCCGCGATCCGATCGGCCATCATGACCACGG CCACGACCAGCGACGCGGAAGGCGGCCCACTGATGAACGGGGACGGGTCGGTCGCGGGGCCCATGGACTACGGCTCGGGCCACATCCGGCCCAGGCACGCGCTTGACCCTGGCCTCGTGTACGACACGTCGTACCATGACTACCTGCTCTTCGCGTGCGCCGCCAGCAGCGCCGGGTCCGGGTCCCAGCTGGACCGCTCGGTGCCGTGCCcgccgcgcccgccgccgccgcaccAGCTGAACCACCCGTCGGTGGCCGTGCGCGGGCTCAACGGCTCGGTGACCGTGCGCCGGACCGTCACCAACGTCGGCCCGGGCGCGGCGCGGTATGCCGTCGCCGTCGTCGAGCCCGCGGGCGTGTCCGTGACGGTCTCGCCGAGACGGCTCCGCTTCGCGCGGGCCGGCGAGAAGAGGGCGTTCAGGATAAAGTTGGAGGCGGCCAGCAGGGGGAGGAGCGGCGCACGCGTGGCGAGAGGGCAGGTCGTGGCCGGCTCGTACGCGTGGAGCGACGGCGGCGCCCATGTCGTTAGGAGCCCCATTGTTGTTATCTTCGACTGA